A section of the Pochonia chlamydosporia 170 chromosome 2, whole genome shotgun sequence genome encodes:
- a CDS encoding cytochrome P450 (similar to Aspergillus oryzae RIB40 XP_001823461.1) — protein sequence MVFHLAEYAFHMVGVALVVAVFYSTYSVLTNPISKVPGPWYSKWTDLVARYHYFTGQKVFYVHGLHKRYGPYVRVGPKEVAVADLDALKTIYSTKETFLKTPFYRHLTAQPVASVFSTTDVDDHRRIRRLMAAQMSESSLKWLIPTVTSRVELAIQRMKEELQTRDLVDVFKWGLFMSTDVIGELAFGESFRMLENGEKNQYIRDLEGLSSVGAVRVSFPTLIALAQKYPLPVFKKTMQQARRMIDYSIQSLERYKTYVEANPEMAQQTFFTKMFKANEDEKVSFSEIVINAQSFIIAGSDTTAHSLTYLIWSICRRPELRDVLVTEVQTLPEGFTEHDLRGLPFLNQCIEETLRLYSAAPAALPRAVPPCGADLGGYWFPGGTSVATQAYTMHRDPDIFPNPDKFDPYRWAAPTKQMKEAFMPFGRGPRICIGLHLAYIELRLATARFFQEFPTAYVSKREGMSDEDMAETIYFLMSPKGKRCLIEA from the exons ATGGTGTTTCATTTGGCAGAGTATGCCTTCCACATGGTTGGCGTTGCTCTGGTTGTCGCTGTATTCTAT TCTACCTATTCCGTGTTAACCAATCCCATTTCCAAGGTGCCGGGTCCTTGGTATTCGAAATGGACCGACCTTGTCGCCAGGTACCACTATTTCACGGGACAGAAAGTCTTTTACGTCCACGGCTTGCACAAGAGATATG GCCCATATGTTCGTGTTGGTCCTAAAGAGGTCGCTGTAGCAGATCTCGACGCATTGAAAACCATATACAGCACCAAGGAGACGTTCTTAAAAACCCCCTTCTATCGGCACTTGACAGCGCAACCTGTTGCGAGTGTATTTAGCACAACGGATGTTGACGACCATCGAAGAATCAGAAGACTGATGGCTGCACAAATGTCAGAATCGTCGTTGAAGTGGCTCATTCCAACTGTAACATCTCGTGTAGAGCTAGCCATACAGCGAATGAAGGAAGAATTGCAAACCCGCGACCTAGTGGATGTCTTCAAATGGGGTCTTTTCATGTCAACAGACGTCATTGGCGAGCTTGCTTTTGGCGAGTCGTTCCGCATGTTGGAGAACGGGGAG AAAAATCAGTACATTCGTGATCTGGAGGGGCTTTCCTCGGTCGGTGCCGTTCGAGTTAGCTTCCCAACCTTGATTGCTTTGGCTCAAAAGTATCCTCTGCCCGTCTTTAAGAAGACTATGCAACAAGCCCGCCGCATGATCGACTACTCCATTCAGTCTCTCGAGAGATATAAGACTTATGTCGAAGCCAACCCGGAAATGGCGCAGCAGACTTTTTTCACAAAGATGTTCAAAGCCAACGAGGACGAGAAGGTTTCGTTCTCAGAGATTGTAATCAACGCTCAGTCATTTATCATCGCTGGTAGTGATACGACTGCACATTCCCTTACTTATCTAATCTGGTCCATTTGCCGGCGGCCGGAGCTTCGAGATGTTCTCGTAACGGAGGTACAAACCCTGCCAGAGGGTTTCACTGAGCATGACCTCCGTGGCCTACCCTTCTTGAACCAATGCATCGAGGAGACACTGCGTCTCTACTCTGCGGCTCCGGCAGCACTTCCCCGAGCTGTTCCGCCGTGCGGAGCTGATCTGGGCGGTTACTGGTTTCCTGGTGGTACTTCCGTGGCGACTCAGGCGTATACCATGCATCGAGATCCTGATATTTTCCCGAACCCTGACAAGTTTGATCCCTATCGATGGGCTGCGCCGACAAAACAAATGAAAGAGGCTTTCATGCCATTCGGTCGTGGGCCGAGAA TTTGCATTGGACTGCATCTGGCTTATATCGAGCTGAGGCTAGCTACCGCGCGATTTTTCCAGGAGTTCCCAACCGCATATGTATCGAAGCGTGAGGGGATGTCGGATGAAGATATGGCTGAGACGATTTACTTTTTGATGAGCCCGAAAGGAAAGCGATGCCTGATTGAAGCATAA
- a CDS encoding protein tyrosine phosphatase-like protein (similar to Metarhizium robertsii ARSEF 23 XP_007822111.1) produces the protein MADKSKSKSKPQAKASPKPASPLKTTYLILYNFASAIAWTVVLGRTLLLLYLRGPSTVYTGVGEWTKWTQTMAIMEVLHSLLGIVRAPLVTTIMQVSSRLLLVWPIVNTWPFLALSPFYSSMLIAWSVTEVIRYSYFALSLAGALPALLTWVRYSTFYILYPMGITSECMLIYGATGPAGELGAFGPVVLYAILAIYVPGSYVLFTHMMKQRGKVMRSLKTKDDKTQ, from the exons ATGGCCgacaaatccaaatccaaatccaaaccCCAAGCCAAGGCCAGTCCCAAGCCGGCATCCCCCCTCAAAACAACATACCTCATCCTCTACAACTTCGCATCCGCAATCGCATGGACTGTCGTCCTCGGCCgcaccctcctcctcctctacCTCCGCGGCCCATCCACCGTGTACACCGGCGTAGGCGAATGGACAAAATGGACCCAAACAAtggccatcatggaggtCCTACACTCCCTCCTAG GCATCGTTCGAGCCCCCCTCGTCACCACAATAATGCAAGTCTCCTCGCGCCTCCTCCTTGTCTGGCCCATCGTCAACACCTGGCCCTTCCTCGCCCTCTCGCCCTTCTACTCCTCTATGCTGATCGCCTGGTCCGTCACCGAGGTCATCCGCTATAGCTACTTTGCGCTGTCGCTCGCCGGCGCGCTGCCCGCGCTGTTGACGTGGGTGCGCTACAGCACCTTCTACATCCTGTACCCGATGGGCATTACGAGCGAGTGTATGCTCATCTACGGGGCGACTGGGCCGGCTGGGGAGTTGGGTGCTTTTGGACCGGTGGTTTTGTATGCCATTTTGGCGATTTACGTTCCCG GTTCCTATGTCTTGTTCACGCACATGATGAAGCAGAGGGGCAAGGTTATGCGTTCGCTTAAgaccaaggacgacaagACGCAATAG
- a CDS encoding protein kinase-like protein (similar to Metarhizium robertsii ARSEF 23 XP_007822110.1) produces the protein MKICQDARHVFKHVVPETIYIGSFNGTATPGNVHDPPLLHIYLIEKLPGVPLSSVLQNRSIHSKSFRQHLIQDLARIFATSCHHRILPAHPHAKGRIGSSLHQRVDLLTTMSDVQLASEAQAVRDYLPRIEQLPWCLTHGDLIPSNIMVDPDTGHITGLLDWAEGEWLPLGVGMYAVDECLGRDDPDKGFLYFEDHEELRMVFWQTFLGLCECTAIDDGFKAVEVEMARRLGVLLWRGIAFDNGRLDRLVEEGRDDVEMGKLRVLLDAPSVLSLLTVGQVEHVKDVEGCCLTKV, from the coding sequence ATGAAAATATGCCAAGACGCACGACATGTATTTAAGCATGTCGTTCCAGAAACCATATATATCGGATCATTCAACGGGACTGCCACACCTGGAAATGTCCACGATCCGCCATTACTACACATCTACCTCATTGAGAAATTACCAGGCGTTCCACTCAGCAGCGTGCTACAAAATCGGAGTATTCACAGCAAGTCATTCCGGCAACATCTCATCCAAGATCTAGCACGTATATTCGCAACGTCATGCCATCACCGCATCCTCCCTGCTCATCCTCACGCAAAGGGCCGTATCGGGTCCTCCCTCCATCAACGGGTTGACCTCCTCACAACCATGTCGGATGTCCAGCTCGCAAGTGAGGCGCAAGCCGTCCGGGACTACTTACCTCGTATTGAGCAACTGCCCTGGTGTTTAACCCACGGGGACCTCATCCCGAGTAATATCATGGTTGACCCGGACACGGGCCACATCACAGGGCTGCTGGACTGGGCGGAGGGCGAGTGGTTACCTTTGGGGGTGGGAATGTATGCCGTTGATGAGTGTCTGGGGAGGGATGATCCCGACAAGGGGTTTTTGTATTTCGAAGACCATGAGGagttgaggatggtgttttggcagACGTTTTTGGGACTTTGTGAGTGTACAGcgattgatgatggttttAAGGCGGTGGAGGTGGAAATGGCGCGGAGGTTGGGGGTGCTGCTCTGGAGGGGGATAGCGTTTGATAATGGGAGACTGGATCGGTTAGTTGAGGAGGGGAGGGATGATGTAGAGATGGGAAAGTTGAGGGTTTTGCTGGATGCGCCGAGTGTGCTGAGTCTGTTGACggttggccaagttgagcATGTGAAGGATGTCGAGGGTTGCTGTTTGACAAAGGTGTAG
- a CDS encoding SNF2-family ATP dependent chromatin remodeling factor snf21 (similar to Aspergillus terreus NIH2624 XP_001218021.1), with translation MASVQAPPAVQHPGAPMPAGATKQQAEEVFKKLKQMKEQGVPPTDPEYIKASHFLMNFQQQHNMRRNQQQFMQQQQQQQMQNATNGVQQPGRSQQGTPQSTQATAGPQGAAATPTQTSAAAPNAPPAPGSGSSQFSQQQLALLRQQIHAFKLLGKNAGVSVQLQQAIFNQRQRRQAAAVESTPSSAKTAQPSQDTEKAPSAAPEVATEEESPMPKAHTYKSVKSPYGTSMIRPSIKYLDHTQRKNRWFIPGVFPTGIDFDHLRYEREVVIFNRMSQRYAELKNLPANLAHWDSSKESLEADDTLKRKAIIEMKSLALYAKQRALREKIGRQMVHYDNLAMTTNRSHYRRMKKQNVREARITEKLEKQQRDARENREKKKHSDFLRAICHHRAEIQESANSQKTKSHKLSRLMYAQHFNIEKEEQKRIERTAKQRLQALKANDEEAYLKLLDQAKDTRITHLLKQTDGFLHQLASSVKAQQRHAAEAYGDDTEPFVEEESEDDDEESGKKIDYYAVAHRIREEVTEQASILVGGTLKEYQIKGLQWMISLYNNNLNGILADEMGLGKTIQTISLITYLIERKMQSGPYLVIVPLSTLTNWNLEFEKWAPSISRIVYKGPPNARKLQQEKIRQGRFQVLLTTYEYIIKDRPILSKIKWFHMIIDEGHRMKNSNSKLSATIQQYYTTRFRLILTGTPLQNNLAELWAMLNFVLPNIFKSVKTFDEWFNTPFANTGGQDKMELTEEEQILVIRRLHKVLRPFLLRRLKKDVEKDLPDKTEKVIKCKFSALQSKLYKQMVTHNKLVVSDGKGGKSNARGLSNMIMQLRKLCNHPFVFDEVENVMNPMSISNDLLWRTAGKFELLDRILPKYQATGHRVLMFFQMTAIMDIMEDYLRYRKFEYLRLDGTTKSDERSDLLREFNAPDSKYFMFLLSTRAGGLGLNLQTADTVIIYDSDWNPHQDLQAQDRAHRIGQKNEVRILRLISSNSVEEKILERARFKLDMDGKVIQAGRFDNKSSETDRDAMLRTLLESADMAESGEQDDMEDEELNMMLARSDDEITVFQKIDEERALDPTYGSVNGAKAKPRLMGDDELPEIYLNEGSVVEEETEDLVLGRGARERTKVRYDDGLTEEQWLMAVDDDEDSPEAAALRKQARKDKRETNRLKKMAIMNSIDNSPSASRASTEEIETPKKRGRKPGSKNEKRKAEDGDEEPPAKKRRGPQGRPSKGGSVATDSRVNPQQREVLQKSLRGLYDALMNLEVDDIEPPAEDDESDAGKRLIIGPFIKLPPKRDYADYYLIIQNPICMNHIQTRIKKEEYASLSDLRKDFQLMIRNCQTYNEDGSILYQDAKTMEEFFNKKFQEELDAHTELQELEEGGSKAGSAAPSGQGPSTPQTSSGTRIKIISSSARASEAANGTKSAAQSDDE, from the exons atggcgtcTGTGCAAGCTCCGCCTGCGGTGCAGCACCCAGGCGCGCCGATGCCTGCCGGCGCAACCAAGCAGCAAGCCGAGGAGGTCTTCAAA AAACTTAAGCAGATGAAGGAACAAGGCGTACCACCTACGGACCCCGAGTATATCAAGGCTTCTCACTTCTTGATGAATTTCCAACAGCAACACAACATGCGCAGAAATCAACAACAGTTtatgcagcagcaacaacaacagcagaTGCAGAACGCTACCAATGGCGTGCAACAACCCGGTCGATCACAACAAGGCACTCCTCAGTCGACACAGGCTACTGCTGGTCCTCAAGGAGCTGCTGCCACTCCAACACAAACatctgctgcagctcctAATGCACCACCTGCTCCTGGCTCTGGTTCAAGTCAATTCAgtcagcagcagcttgctcTCTTGCGGCAGCAGATCCATGCGTTCAAGCTACTTGGCAAGAATGCTGGCGTTTCGGTTCAGCTGCAACAGGCCATCTTCAATCAAAGACAGCGTcgacaagctgctgccgTCGAGTCTACCCCGAGCTCTGCCAAGACAGCGCAGCCTAGCCAAGATACTGAAAAGGCCCCTTCTGCAGCGCCCGAGGTTGCAACTGAAGAAGAGTCCCCTATGCCAAAGGCCCACACGTATAAGTCTGTAAAATCACCTTACGGCACTAGCATGATTCGCCCTTCGATCAAATATCTCGATCATACCCAGCGGAAGAACCGATGGTTCATTCCAGGCGTCTTTCCGACAGGTATTGACTTCGACCACCTTCGATATGAGCGAGAagtcgtcatcttcaatcGAATGAGTCAGCGGTATGCCGAACTCAAGAACTTGCcggccaacttggcccatTGGGACTCTTCCAAGGAGTCTTTGGAGGCCGATGACACACTCAAGCGAAAAGCCATCATTGAGATGAAGAGCCTCGCTCTCTATGCTAAGCAAAGAGCGTTGCGAGAAAAAATTGGTCGACAAATGGTACACTATGACAACCTGGCCATGACTACGAACCGAAGCCATTACCGCcggatgaagaagcaaaacGTTCGGGAGGCCCGCATCACCGAGAAACTGGAGAAGCAACAGCGTGATGCCCGCGAAAACCgcgaaaagaagaagcataGCGATTTCCTGCGCGCTATCTGCCACCACCGGGCTGAAATCCAAGAGAGTGCCAACTCTCAGAAGACCAAGTCCCACAAGCTTAGCCGTCTCATGTATGCTCAGCACTTTAAtattgagaaggaagaaCAGAAGCGAATTGAGAGAACGGCCAAGCAGCGTCTGCAGGCCCTCAAAGCCAACGACGAAGAGGCATatctcaagctgctcgacCAGGCCAAAGATACTCGTATCACACACTTGCTCAAGCAGACTGACGGTTTCTTGCATCAATTGGCGTCGTCGGTTAAGGCCCAGCAACGCCATGCTGCCGAAGCCTATGGCGATGATACGGAGCCATttgtcgaagaagagagcgaagacgatgacgaggaaagcggcaagaagattgacTACTATGCTGTTGCCCACAGAATCAGAGAAGAAGTCACTGAGCAGGCCAGCATTTTGGTTGGTGGTACATTGAAAGAGTACCAAATCAAGGGCCTGCAGTGGATGATATCTCTGTACAACAATAACCTCAACGGTATCCTTGCTGATGAAATGGGTCTCGGCAAAACCATTCAAACCATCAGTTTGATCACCTATCTGATCGAGCGCAAGATGCAAAGTGGGCCATATCTCGTCATTGTTCCTCTCAGTACCCTCACCAATTGGAACCTCGAATTCGAGAAGTGGGCACCATCGATTAGTCGAATTGTGTACAAGGGTCCTCCAAACGCCAGAAAGCTGCAGCAGGAAAAGATCCGTCAAGGTCGTTTCCAGGTGCTTTTGACCACTTACGAATACATCATCAAGGATCGCCCGATCCTCAGCAAAATCAAGTGGTTCCACATGATTATCGACGAGGGTCACCGTATGAAGAATAGCAACTCCAAGCTGAGTGCTACCATTCAGCAGTACTACACCACCCGTTTCCGTCTAATCCTCACTGGTACTCCTCTCCAGAACAATCTTGCAGAGTTGTGGGCTATGCTCAACTTTGTGTTGCCAAACATCTTCAAGTCTGTCAAGACTTTTGACGAATGGTTCAATACACCGTTTGCCAACACCGGTGGTCAAGATAAGATGGAACTCACCGAAGAAGAGCAGATTCTCGTCATTCGTCGTCTACACAAGGTCTTGCGTCCATTCTTGCTCAGACGATTGAAGAAGGATGTGGAAAAGGATCTCCCCGACAAGACCGAAAAGGTCATCAAGTGCAAGTTTTCAGCTCTGCAATCCAAGTTGTACAAACAAATGGTCACACACAACAAGCTTGTGGTCAGCGATGGCAAGGGCGGAAAGAGCAATGCCCGTGGGTTGAGCAACATGATTATGCAGCTCCGCAAACTGTGTAACCACCCCTTTGTTTTCgacgaggttgagaatgtcATGAACCCTATGAGCATAAGCAACGATCTGCTGTGGAGGACGGCCGGTAAATTTGAGCTGCTGGACCGAATCTTGCCCAAGTACCAGGCCACGGGCCATCGAGTCCTGATGTTCTTCCAAATGACAGCCATTATGGACATCATGGAGGATTATCTACGGTACAGAAAGTTTGAGTACTTGCGTCTCGACGGCACAACAAAATCGGACGAGCGATCGGATCTGCTCAGGGAGTTCAATGCACCCGATTCCAAGTACTTCATGTTCTTGCTGTCTACGCGTGCcggtggtcttggtctcAATTTGCAGACGGCCGATACTGTCATCATCTACGATTCTGATTGGAATCCTCATCAAGATCTTCAAGCCCAAGATCGTGCGCATCGTATTGGTCAGAAGAACGAGGTGCGAATTCTTCGATTGATTAGTTCCAACTCGGTTGAAGAAAAGATCTTGGAACGTGCCAGGTtcaagttggacatggatggcaaAGTCATTCAAGCCGGTCGATTCGATAATAAGTCTTCTGAAACTGACCGTGATGCCATGCTTCGAACTCTGCTTGAGAGCGCTGATATGGCCGAAAGCGGCGAACAGGATGAcatggaagatgaggagCTGAACATGATGCTGGCACGTAGCGATGATGAAATCACTGTTTTCCAGAAGATTGATGAGGAGCGGGCTCTCGACCCCACGTATGGCAGCGTCAATGGTGCCAAGGCGAAACCCAGACTCATGGGAGACGATGAGCTGCCAGAAATCTATCTGAATGAAGGCAGCGTTGTCGAAGAGGAGACTGAGGATCTTGTGCTTGGACGCGGTGCCCGTGAACGCACCAAAGTGCGgtacgacgatggcttgaCAGAAGAACAATGGCTGATGGCggtggatgacgacgaggactcGCCGGAAGCAGCCGCCCTTCGCAAGCAAGCCAGAAAGGATAAACGAGAGACGAACAGGCTTAAGAAGATGGCGATTATGAACTCGATTGATAACTCGCCCTCGGCTAGCCGTGCCAGCACAGAAGAAATAGAAACGCCCAAGAAGCGCGGGCGCAAACCAGGCAGCAAGAATGAGAAACGCAAAGCCGAAGACGGTGACGAAGAACCGCCCGCCAAGAAGCGACGTGGTCCTCAAGGCCGGCCAAGCAAAGGCGGCTCCGTGGCTACTGATTCCCGGGTCAATCCACAACAGCGTGAGGTCTTGCAGAAGAGTTTGCGCGGCCTTTACGATGCCCTGATGAATCTAGAAGTGGACGATATCGAGCCGCCtgctgaggatgacgagTCGGATGCCGGCAAGCGTCTCATCATTGGTCCCTTCATCAAGCTACCACCCAAGCGCGACTATGCAGACTACTATCTGATCATCCAGAATCCCATTTGCATGAACCATATCCAGACTCGTatcaagaaggaagagtACGCGAGCCTCAGTGACTTGCGAAAGGATTTCCAACTCATGATCCGCAACTGCCAGACCTACAACGAGGATGGCAGCATTCTCTATCAGGATGCCAAGACTATGGAG GAgttcttcaacaagaagTTTCAAGAGGAACTGGACGCTCACACCGAATTGCAAGAGCTGGAAGAAGGTGGCAGCAAGGCAGGATCTGCCGCGCCGTCTGGCCAGGGACCCAGCACACCGCAGACCAGCAGCGGCACCAGAATCAAGATTATTTCCAGCAGTGCGCGCGCGAGCGAGGCAGCTAACGGCACCAAGTCGGCGGCCCAGAGTGACGACGAGTAA
- a CDS encoding alpha/beta-Hydrolase (similar to Glarea lozoyensis ATCC 20868 XP_008083654.1) has protein sequence MKKTLVLCFIHGFKGGESTFGDDYEFTKHLRDIVAQKLPKIEVRVLVYPRYETRGDLGDCVSRFRDWLEEKVIDMEVESGTASPTVDPSVRTILIGHSMGGIVAAELLIALASEKPIYSEDGIQKSDEKPPSFNHLMFPYVQGVLAFDTPYLGISPGVVAHGAEGHYQTAASTITQISGLKTALWGANKTKAPVPAPAPAGAPSSWQKWGKVAMYAGAAGAVAAGGAAAWMNRDQIAEGWTWASSHLEFVGCLARGEELKKRVGFMVQLHEELDVGYANLYTRLGQGAASKKISMVGTVLGKDRTFCNLPKTMKAGDWMEAVNDKAGDETVAHMAMFEPKENPGYDKLCHDAAGLIAQWSRNDWYETSGEELEKLEGGEEGKGKEQAEPAPGQ, from the exons ATGAAGAAGACGCTGGTGCTGTGTTTTATTCACGGCTTCAAG GGCGGCGAATCGACCTTTGGGGATGACTACGAGTTCACCAAGCATCTTCGCGATATTGTTGCGCAAAAACTGCCCAAGATTGAGGTGCGCGTGCTTGTATACCCCAGGTATGAGACGAGAGGCGACTTGGGCGACTGCGTAAGCAGATTCCGCGACTG GCTGGAAGAAAAAGTCATCGACATGGAAGTAGAATCAGGCACGGCATCACCAACCGTCGACCCCTCCGTCAGGACCATCCTCATCGGCCATTCGATGGGCGGCATCGTCGCCGCAGAGCTTCTCATCGCGCTGGCGTCCGAAAAGCCAATCTACTCGGAAGACGGGATCCAGAAATCCGACGAGAAACCACCCAGCTTCAACCACCTCATGTTTCCCTACGTCCAGGGCGTCCTGGCCTTTGACACGCCCTACCTCGGCATATCGCCCGGTGTGGTCGCCCACGGCGCAGAGGGCCACTATCAGACTGCTGCGTCGACAATCACCCAAATCAGCGGCTTGAAGACGGCGCTCTGGGGCgccaacaagaccaaagcACCTGtgcctgctcctgctcccgCTGGCGCACCCAGCAGCTGGCAGAAATGGGGAAAAGTAGCCATGTACGCTGGCGCGGCAGGGGCGGTGGCTGCCGGCGGAGCAGCGGCCTGGATGAACAGAGACCAGATCGCCGAGGGATGGACGTGGGCGTCTTCGCATCTCGAGTTTGTGGGGTGTCTTGCGAGGGGggaggagttgaagaagcgcGTGGGGTTCATGGTGCAGCTTCATGAGGAGTTGGACGTGGGGTATGCGAATCTGTATACGCGGTTGGGACAGGGCGCTGCTTCCAAGAAGATTAGCATGGTGGGAACGGTGCTGGGCAAGGATAGGACGTTTTGCAATCTGCCCAAGACGATGAAGGCGGGGGATTGGATGGAGGCTGTGAATGATAAGGCTGGGGATGAGACGGTGGCTCACATGG CCATGTTTGAGCCGAAAGAGAACCCGGGATATGACAAGTTGTGTCACGATGCAGCTGGTCTGATTGCCCAGTGGTCACGAAACGATTGGTATGAGACTTCGGGAGAGGAGTTGGAGAAACTGGAGGGTGGAGAGGAAGGGAAAGGTAAAGAGCAGGCAGAGCCAGCACCAGGCCAATAA
- a CDS encoding WD repeat protein (similar to Coccidioides immitis RS XP_001242205.1), producing MASDDDFEIEVPELAEDDPMRAFLPSSFGKKSKEANIAAQIDRSKRNIDSTTAAAGPDASRAEGKKPSTKDASSDSDDSDSSSSDESDDEDEYPVSHEVVLKTHSRAVTTASLDPAGGRLLTASLDCVVNFYDFASMTPTTLRAFKTVDPFETKKSAATAESHPIHHVEFNQLSGGVFLCVSAHPQAKIMSRDGGILTEFVKGDMYLRDMNNTKGHISEITTGTWHPTDKNLCVTAGTDSTLRIWDINNKRSQKEVVVFKSKAAGSAGRTKMTAVAWGSPSQGGNNVLVSAALDGTLVMYGGNGPFARPAGEIRDAHKPQTWTSGIDISSDGRMVVTRGGDDLIKLWDTRKFTKPLVSVSHKSTSDYYPTSNIRYSPNSTSIITGSETGHLHILNPGNLRAEHVTPITPGSALITVNWHPKINQIVTGSANAETHVLYNPTMSNRGAVEVMSRAPKKRHIDDDPNLTMDQGLGMSGDAIITPGGMPGSRKSGVTGTGRSKDPRRPHVPQQTPFQKSQPDEKHVAENIPLARMLHEDPREALLKYADKAQNDPIFTKAWSKTQPKTQYAELSDEEEDGPDKKKVKR from the coding sequence atggcaagtgaCGATGACTTCGAAATCGAGGTTCCCGAGCTGGCGGAAGACGACCCCATGAGAGCGTTTCTTCCATCCTCCTTTGGCAAGAAATCCAAGGAAGCAAACATTGCGGCCCAAATCGACCGAAGCAAGAGAAATATCGACAGTACAACCGCTGCGGCAGGCCCGGACGCGAGCAGAGCGGAGGGCAAGAAACCGAGCACAAAGGACGCTTCCAGTGATAGCGATGACAGcgactcctcctcctcggaTGAAtctgatgacgaagacgagtATCCAGTGTCACATGAAGTTGTACTGAAGACACACAGCCGCGCGGTTACTACAGCTTCTTTAGACCCTGCGGGAGGGCGGTTGTTGACCGCTTCGTTGGATTGTGTCGTCAACTTCTACGATTTTGCGTCGATGACGCCAACTACACTCCGAGCCTTCAAGACGGTCGATCCCTTCGAAACAAAGAAATCAGCAGCTACGGCAGAGTCGCACCCTATCCACCATGTAGAATTCAACCAGCTCTCTGGAGGCGTTTTTCTATGCGTCTCCGCGCACCCACAAGCTAAGATTATGTCAAGAGACGGCGGAATCCTGACTGAATTCGTCAAAGGAGACATGTATCTGAGAGACATGAATAACACAAAGGGACACATCTCGGAAATCACTACAGGAACATGGCACCCGACCGATAAGAATCTTTGCGTTACGGCTGGTACCGATAGCACACTGCGAATTTGGGACATCAACAATAAGCGATCACAGAAAGAGGTAGTCGTGTTCAAGTCAAAAGCTGCCGGCTCAGCTGGCAGAACGAAAATGACTGCGGTGGCCTGGGGTAGCCCATCTCAAGGAGGAAATAATGTGCTTGTCAGTGCCGCGCTTGATGGGACGCTGGTCATGTATGGTGGCAATGGGCCATTTGCACGGCCAGCGGGTGAAATAAGAGACGCCCACAAACCACAGACTTGGACTAGCGGCATTGATATTTCTTCTGATGGCCGCATGGTTGTTACTCGGGGAGGCGACGATCTTATCAAGTTGTGGGATACCAGAAAGTTCACCAAACCTCTGGTTAGCGTATCCCACAAATCTACATCAGATTACTATCCCACCAGCAATATTCGATATTCACCAAACTCGACTAGCATCATTACCGGTTCGGAGACGGGGCATTTACATATTCTAAACCCAGGCAATCTTCGGGCCGAACATGTTACCCCAATCACACCGGGTTCAGCCTTAATTACTGTGAACTGGCACCCAAAGATTAACCAGATTGTTACAGGTTCTGCAAACGCCGAAACGCACGTCTTGTACAACCCGACGATGTCGAACCGCGGTGCTGTGGAAGTCATGTCTCGAGCTCCAAAGAAGCGCCACATCGACGATGACCCGAATCTGACGATGGACCAAGGATTAGGCATGTCTGGAGACGCGATAATCACGCCTGGCGGCATGCCAGGTTCAAGGAAGTCTGGAGTGACTGGAACAGGCCGCTCCAAGGATCCTCGCCGACCCCATGTTCCTCAGCAAACTCCGTTCCAAAAGAGCCAACCAGACGAAAAGCATGTTGCAGAGAACATCCCACTGGCACGCATGTTACACGAAGATCCCCGCGAAGCACTACTAAAGTATGCCGATAAGGCCCAAAATGACCCAATATTTACCAAAGCATGGAGTAAGACACAGCCCAAGACACAGTACGCCGAACTTagcgacgaggaggaggatggacCAGATAAAAAGAAGGTCAAAAGGTGA